One part of the Prochlorococcus marinus str. MIT 9313 genome encodes these proteins:
- a CDS encoding Nif11-like leader peptide family natural product precursor, whose product MSEEQLKAFLTKVQADTSLQEQLKAEGADPVAIAKAAGFAITTEDLNSHRQNLSDDELEGVAGGGSSYRNGKCTFGPACPS is encoded by the coding sequence ATGTCAGAAGAACAACTGAAGGCATTCCTCACCAAAGTTCAAGCCGATACTTCACTGCAGGAACAGTTAAAAGCAGAAGGCGCTGACCCTGTTGCTATTGCAAAGGCTGCTGGGTTCGCAATTACCACAGAAGACCTAAACTCTCATCGCCAAAACCTGTCTGATGATGAGCTTGAAGGTGTGGCTGGGGGGGGAAGCTCGTACAGAAACGGCAAATGTACCTTCGGTCCTGCCTGTCCGAGCTAG
- the lanM gene encoding lanthipeptide-modifying enzyme LanM produces MESPSSWKTSWLAAIAPDEPHKFDRRLEWDELSEENFFAALNSEPASLEEDDPCFEEALQDALEALKAAWDLPLLPVDNNLNRPFVDVWWPIRCHSAESLRQSFVSDSAGLADEIFDQLADSLLDRLCALGDQVLWEAFNKERTPGTMLLAHLGAAGDGSGPPVREHYERFIQSHRRNGLAPLLKEFPVLGRLIGTVLSLWFQGSVEMLQRICADRTVLQQCFAIPCGHHLKTVKQGLSDPHRGGRAVAVLEFADPNSTANSSMHVVYKPKDMAVDAAYQATLADLNTHSDLSPLRTLAIHNGNGYGYMEHVVHHLCANDKELTNFYFNAGRLTALLHLLGCTDCHHENLIACGDQLLLIDTETLLEADLPDHISDASSTTAQPKPSSLQKQFQRSVLRSGLLPQWMFLGESKLAIDISALGMSPPNKPERIALGWLGFNSDGMMPGRVSQPVEIPTSLPVGIGEVNPFDRFLEDFCDGFSMQSEALIKLRNRWLDVNGVLAHFAGLPRRIVLRATRVYFTIQRQQLEPTALRSPLAQALKLEQLTRSFLLAESKPLHWPIFAAEVKQMQHLDIPFFTHLIDADALQLGGLEQELPGFIQTSGLAAAYERLRNLDTDEIAFQLRLIRGAVEARELHTTPESSPTLPPPATPEALMSSSAETSLEAAKRIAHRLLELAIRDSQGQVEWLGMDLGADGESFSFGPVGLSLYGGSIGIAHLLQRLQAQQVSLMDADAIQTAILQPLVGLVDQPSDDGRRRWWRDQPLGLSGCGGTLLALTLQGEQAMANSLLAAALPRFIEADQQLDLIGGCAGLIGSLVQLGTESALQLALRAGDHLIAQQNEEGAWSSSSSQPGLLGFSHGTAGYAAALAHLHAFSADERYRTAAAAALAYERARFNKDAGNWPDYRSIGRDSDSDEPSFMASWCHGAPGIALGRACLWGTALWDEECTKEIGIGLQTTAAVSSVSTDHLCCGSLGLMVLLEMLSAGPWPIDNQLRSHCQDVAFQYRLQALQRCSAEPIKLRCFGTKEGLLVLPGFFTGLSGMGLALLEDDPSRAVVSQLISAGLWPTE; encoded by the coding sequence TTGGAAAGTCCATCATCTTGGAAAACCAGTTGGTTAGCAGCTATTGCTCCCGATGAGCCCCACAAATTCGATCGACGCCTTGAATGGGATGAGCTATCGGAGGAAAACTTCTTTGCTGCACTGAACAGTGAGCCAGCTTCCCTCGAGGAGGATGACCCTTGTTTTGAAGAGGCTCTACAAGATGCTCTTGAAGCTTTAAAGGCCGCCTGGGACTTACCCCTGTTACCAGTCGACAACAATCTTAATAGACCTTTTGTTGATGTTTGGTGGCCGATTCGTTGCCACTCAGCAGAGAGTCTTAGACAAAGCTTCGTTTCTGATAGCGCTGGCCTTGCTGATGAGATTTTTGATCAATTGGCAGACAGTCTGCTTGATCGGCTCTGTGCGCTTGGCGATCAAGTGTTATGGGAAGCCTTCAATAAGGAACGCACACCCGGCACGATGCTGCTTGCACATCTGGGTGCTGCTGGAGATGGATCAGGGCCACCAGTGCGTGAACACTACGAGCGATTCATCCAATCCCATCGCCGCAATGGATTAGCACCATTGCTTAAAGAATTTCCTGTGCTTGGGCGCCTAATCGGCACCGTTCTTTCACTTTGGTTTCAAGGCAGTGTGGAGATGTTGCAACGCATCTGTGCCGATCGCACAGTCCTTCAGCAATGCTTTGCGATTCCCTGCGGCCATCATCTCAAAACCGTCAAGCAGGGCTTGAGTGATCCCCACCGCGGTGGCCGTGCAGTCGCTGTTTTGGAATTTGCTGATCCCAATTCGACTGCCAACTCCTCCATGCATGTGGTCTACAAGCCCAAAGACATGGCTGTAGACGCGGCTTATCAGGCCACCTTGGCTGATCTCAATACCCACAGTGATCTCTCACCGTTGCGCACTCTTGCCATCCACAACGGCAACGGCTATGGCTATATGGAGCATGTCGTCCATCACCTATGCGCTAATGACAAAGAACTAACCAATTTCTATTTCAATGCCGGTCGACTAACAGCCTTATTGCATCTACTCGGTTGCACTGACTGCCATCACGAAAATCTAATTGCCTGCGGTGATCAGTTACTTCTGATCGATACCGAAACATTATTGGAAGCTGATCTTCCTGATCACATCAGCGACGCTTCCTCTACGACAGCTCAACCCAAACCTTCCAGTCTGCAAAAACAGTTTCAGCGTTCTGTTTTGCGTTCCGGTTTACTCCCGCAATGGATGTTTCTTGGAGAATCCAAACTGGCAATTGACATCAGCGCTCTTGGCATGTCGCCACCGAATAAACCCGAAAGAATTGCTCTTGGCTGGCTTGGATTTAACAGTGATGGAATGATGCCAGGTCGTGTTAGCCAGCCTGTTGAAATTCCAACCAGTTTGCCAGTTGGAATTGGTGAGGTTAATCCTTTTGATCGTTTTCTTGAAGACTTCTGCGATGGCTTCTCAATGCAAAGTGAAGCGCTCATCAAGCTCCGCAATCGCTGGTTGGATGTAAATGGAGTATTGGCTCACTTTGCAGGATTGCCACGCCGGATTGTGTTGCGAGCCACGCGTGTGTATTTCACCATTCAACGTCAGCAGTTAGAGCCAACTGCTTTGCGTTCTCCGCTAGCGCAGGCGCTCAAACTCGAGCAGCTAACACGTAGTTTTCTGCTCGCCGAATCCAAACCTCTTCACTGGCCAATTTTTGCAGCAGAAGTCAAGCAGATGCAGCACTTGGATATTCCTTTCTTCACTCATCTCATTGATGCTGATGCCCTCCAGCTCGGCGGATTGGAGCAAGAATTACCAGGCTTTATCCAAACCAGCGGTTTAGCGGCGGCTTATGAGCGATTGCGAAATCTAGATACCGATGAGATTGCTTTTCAACTGCGCCTAATTCGTGGAGCCGTAGAAGCGCGTGAGCTGCACACAACCCCTGAGAGTTCACCAACCCTTCCCCCCCCCGCGACACCAGAAGCGCTGATGTCATCATCGGCTGAGACGAGTCTGGAGGCAGCAAAGCGGATCGCCCATCGCCTTTTGGAATTGGCGATTCGCGACTCGCAGGGGCAGGTGGAGTGGCTGGGTATGGACCTGGGCGCTGATGGCGAGAGCTTTTCCTTTGGGCCCGTTGGTCTATCGCTTTATGGTGGATCCATAGGAATTGCCCACTTGCTGCAGCGCTTGCAAGCACAGCAGGTTTCATTGATGGATGCTGATGCCATTCAGACTGCAATCCTGCAACCCCTGGTTGGTCTTGTTGATCAACCCAGCGACGATGGCCGTCGGCGCTGGTGGCGTGATCAGCCACTGGGATTAAGTGGCTGTGGTGGAACCTTGTTGGCTCTTACTCTGCAAGGCGAGCAGGCGATGGCCAATAGTCTGCTCGCGGCGGCTCTACCGCGTTTCATCGAGGCTGATCAGCAATTGGATTTGATTGGTGGTTGCGCAGGCTTGATCGGATCGCTGGTGCAGCTGGGAACGGAATCAGCTCTGCAGTTGGCTTTGCGTGCTGGTGACCATCTCATTGCTCAACAAAATGAAGAAGGTGCCTGGAGCTCATCATCAAGCCAGCCAGGACTTTTGGGCTTCTCCCATGGAACAGCTGGTTATGCGGCAGCTCTTGCTCACCTACATGCTTTCTCCGCTGACGAGCGCTACCGCACAGCTGCCGCAGCTGCACTGGCTTATGAGCGGGCTCGATTCAATAAAGACGCGGGCAATTGGCCTGATTACCGCAGCATTGGTAGAGACTCAGATTCTGATGAGCCAAGCTTCATGGCTAGCTGGTGCCATGGTGCCCCGGGTATTGCCCTTGGCCGAGCCTGTCTGTGGGGTACGGCTCTTTGGGATGAAGAATGCACCAAGGAGATAGGGATTGGCTTGCAAACCACAGCAGCTGTCAGTTCTGTTTCGACGGATCATCTTTGCTGCGGATCACTGGGTTTGATGGTCTTGCTTGAGATGCTTTCTGCAGGCCCTTGGCCGATTGACAACCAGCTCAGATCTCATTGCCAAGACGTGGCTTTTCAGTACCGCCTGCAAGCTTTACAACGCTGCTCAGCTGAACCGATCAAGCTGCGATGCTTCGGCACAAAAGAAGGATTACTTGTACTGCCTGGCTTCTTCACAGGCTTAAGCGGGATGGGATTAGCGCTGCTCGAGGATGATCCATCAAGAGCTGTCGTATCTCAACTGATCAGCGCTGGTCTCTGGCCTACTGAATAA
- a CDS encoding CCRG-2 family RiPP, protein MANNELTIDQLKTITGSGPLRGLGGVVAEGSRDRYMRDTVDSCNAGRASWNNISNPWNHRRYNIRGRLDFDGLWI, encoded by the coding sequence ATGGCTAACAACGAACTCACTATTGATCAACTCAAAACAATTACTGGTAGCGGGCCCTTGCGTGGTCTTGGAGGTGTTGTTGCAGAAGGCTCGAGAGATAGGTACATGAGGGACACTGTAGACAGCTGCAATGCGGGAAGGGCTTCGTGGAATAATATCTCTAACCCATGGAATCATCGTCGTTACAACATTCGAGGCAGGCTCGATTTCGACGGCCTTTGGATTTAG
- a CDS encoding Nif11-like leader peptide family natural product precursor, with protein sequence MSEEQLKGFLSKVQSDASLQEQLKVEGADVVAIAKAAGFSITTEDLNSHRQNLSEDELEGVAGGGLCTLTSNLAAVCCGGCRRATSE encoded by the coding sequence GTGTCAGAAGAACAACTCAAGGGATTCCTCTCCAAGGTTCAATCAGACGCCTCATTGCAGGAACAGCTCAAAGTAGAAGGAGCTGATGTTGTAGCCATTGCCAAAGCTGCTGGGTTCTCGATTACCACAGAAGACCTAAACTCTCATCGCCAAAATCTGTCTGAAGATGAGCTGGAAGGTGTGGCTGGGGGGGGATTATGTACGCTGACGAGCAACCTGGCTGCTGTTTGCTGTGGGGGGTGCCGAAGAGCAACCTCAGAGTAA
- a CDS encoding LemA family protein, whose translation MFNSLVAKKNRVENAFASVDVQLKKRYDLVPNLIATVNQYMQHEQGTLAKLTELRGMAQSGRLGTRGRVELENQFSQAMESIMVSVENYPDLKASQNFLALQGSLNEIEEQLSAARRTFNAVTTDYNDAIEMFPSNLLAGLIGYRLRPLFEMPAIERENPNAAKLFAG comes from the coding sequence GTGTTTAATTCGTTAGTTGCAAAAAAGAACCGAGTTGAAAATGCTTTTGCATCAGTTGATGTTCAGCTCAAGAAGCGTTATGACCTCGTGCCAAACCTGATTGCGACGGTTAATCAGTATATGCAGCATGAGCAAGGAACCCTCGCCAAGCTAACCGAGCTTCGAGGGATGGCTCAGAGTGGCAGGCTAGGCACGCGTGGCAGGGTTGAGTTGGAGAATCAATTCTCCCAGGCCATGGAGTCAATCATGGTTTCAGTTGAGAATTATCCAGATCTTAAGGCTAGCCAAAATTTTCTTGCTCTTCAGGGATCCTTGAATGAGATCGAGGAGCAGCTTTCTGCCGCCCGGCGTACCTTTAATGCCGTAACCACTGACTACAATGATGCCATTGAAATGTTTCCTAGTAATCTTTTGGCTGGGCTGATCGGCTATCGACTCCGCCCTCTTTTTGAAATGCCTGCTATCGAAAGAGAGAACCCTAACGCGGCTAAACTATTTGCTGGCTAA
- a CDS encoding CCRG-2 family RiPP, with protein sequence MADPKENEEINEELSTDELKSVSGGTMANPAYEGLGVVIRDNDTMLKGNGPEGSGSGKTLKDWKRENLNYDGNVGMKD encoded by the coding sequence ATGGCTGACCCAAAAGAAAACGAAGAAATCAACGAGGAACTATCAACTGACGAGTTGAAAAGTGTTAGTGGTGGAACTATGGCTAATCCAGCTTATGAGGGACTTGGGGTCGTCATTCGTGATAACGACACGATGTTGAAAGGAAATGGTCCAGAAGGTTCTGGTTCTGGCAAGACACTCAAAGACTGGAAGAGAGAGAATCTAAACTATGATGGAAATGTAGGCATGAAAGACTGA
- a CDS encoding Nif11-like leader peptide family natural product precursor yields MSEEQLKAFIAKVQADTSLQEQLKAEGADVVAIAKAAGFSITTEDLEKEHRQTLSDDDLEGVAGGFFCVQGTANRFTINVC; encoded by the coding sequence ATGTCAGAAGAACAACTCAAGGCATTCATTGCCAAAGTTCAAGCCGATACCTCATTGCAGGAACAGCTAAAAGCAGAAGGAGCTGATGTTGTTGCTATTGCCAAAGCTGCTGGGTTCTCGATTACCACAGAAGACTTAGAAAAAGAGCATCGCCAAACCCTGTCTGATGATGATCTGGAAGGTGTGGCTGGGGGTTTTTTCTGTGTGCAGGGTACTGCTAACCGTTTTACTATCAATGTGTGCTGA
- a CDS encoding Nif11-like leader peptide family natural product precursor — protein MSEEQLKAFIAKVQADTSLQEQLKVEGADVVAIAKAAGFSITTDDFERNTHRQTLSDDELEGVAGGKSTNGCGCKPGHTLSSFLCTLECWL, from the coding sequence ATGTCAGAAGAACAACTCAAGGCATTCATCGCCAAGGTTCAAGCAGACACTTCGCTGCAGGAACAGCTCAAAGTAGAAGGAGCTGATGTTGTAGCCATTGCCAAAGCTGCTGGGTTCTCGATTACCACAGACGATTTCGAGCGAAACACTCATCGCCAAACCCTGTCTGATGATGAGCTGGAAGGTGTAGCTGGCGGTAAATCTACTAATGGATGTGGCTGCAAACCTGGACATACACTCTCCAGTTTTTTGTGTACACTAGAGTGTTGGCTGTGA
- a CDS encoding CCRG-2 family RiPP, with protein MSNNELSIEQLQAINGGVTSGGNGVLCFTGTEEIDAITDGRKKTDFMKAKRISLTDGSFYYWR; from the coding sequence ATGTCTAACAACGAACTATCAATTGAACAGCTACAGGCCATCAACGGTGGTGTCACTTCTGGTGGTAACGGGGTCTTGTGTTTCACAGGCACAGAAGAAATCGATGCTATTACTGATGGTAGAAAAAAGACTGATTTTATGAAAGCAAAAAGAATAAGCTTGACTGACGGTAGTTTCTATTATTGGCGATGA
- a CDS encoding Nif11-like leader peptide family natural product precursor, which produces MSEEQLKAFIAKVQADPSLQEQLKAEGADVVSIAKAAGFSITTEDLNSHITTKLNLSEEELEGVAGAMDCVSSTAQQTECRPGGPRASYCWDDLR; this is translated from the coding sequence ATGTCAGAAGAACAACTGAAGGCATTCATTGCCAAGGTTCAAGCCGATCCTTCACTGCAGGAACAACTCAAAGCAGAAGGAGCTGATGTTGTTTCTATTGCCAAAGCTGCAGGCTTCTCCATCACCACAGAAGACCTGAACTCTCATATTACCACAAAACTCAACCTGTCTGAAGAGGAGCTGGAAGGTGTGGCTGGTGCGATGGACTGTGTATCGAGCACGGCGCAACAAACTGAATGCCGGCCAGGAGGGCCAAGAGCCAGCTATTGCTGGGATGACTTACGGTGA
- a CDS encoding NifU family protein: MSTEAMALTNENVETVLDELRPFLMADGGNVEIVEIDGPVVKVRLQGACGSCPSSTMTLKMGIERKLREMIPEVSEVVQVL; the protein is encoded by the coding sequence ATGAGTACAGAAGCCATGGCCCTCACCAACGAGAACGTGGAAACCGTTCTCGATGAACTAAGGCCCTTTCTTATGGCAGACGGCGGCAATGTAGAAATCGTCGAAATTGATGGTCCTGTGGTGAAAGTGCGTCTTCAAGGAGCCTGTGGCAGCTGCCCTAGTAGCACCATGACCCTAAAAATGGGTATCGAACGCAAGTTGCGCGAAATGATCCCCGAAGTCAGTGAAGTGGTGCAGGTGCTTTAA
- a CDS encoding Nif11-like leader peptide family natural product precursor codes for MSEEQLKAFIAKVQADTSLQEQLKVEGADVVAIAKAAGFSITTEDLNTHRQNLSDDELEGLHGAGPGCTGGWWAFTDCTAGGGSCEG; via the coding sequence ATGTCAGAAGAACAACTCAAGGCATTCATCGCCAAAGTTCAAGCAGACACTTCACTGCAGGAACAGCTCAAAGTAGAAGGAGCTGATGTTGTTGCTATTGCCAAAGCTGCTGGGTTCTCGATTACCACAGAAGACCTAAACACTCATCGCCAAAATCTGTCTGATGATGAGCTGGAAGGCCTTCATGGTGCGGGCCCTGGGTGTACGGGGGGATGGTGGGCGTTTACGGACTGTACGGCTGGAGGTGGAAGCTGTGAGGGATGA
- a CDS encoding fatty acid desaturase encodes MSGLNGKALKVSKADIPDLAAIKAILPHQCLNCSTNTSLAYLAQSLTIQAIVISIGMHIPLNLEILPVWVFYWLVSGTTAMGLWVIAHECGHGAFSKNRKLETFVGYVLHSMLLVPYFSWQRSHLVHHTYTNHIANGETHVPLVIRGNGIDEQAGGEKDIAIAGRLGKVQYGVFQLVLHLVFGWPAYLLTGKTGGPKYGLSNHFWPIAPFSKKLWTEKWINKVWLSDWGICLALFGLIAWSLHDGFITVFTIYIAPLLVVNIWLVTYTWLHHTDTDVPHLSSSDFSQLRGAFLSIDRPYGKVIDFLHHKIGSTHAIHHIAPWMPHYHAGEATIALKNAFPKVYLYSQTPILQALWLISTNCIAVTREENSGRYVWKNPW; translated from the coding sequence ATGTCTGGCCTCAATGGAAAGGCGCTCAAGGTTTCCAAAGCGGATATCCCTGATCTAGCTGCAATCAAGGCTATTTTGCCTCATCAATGCTTGAATTGCAGCACCAACACTTCCCTTGCTTATCTAGCGCAATCTCTGACGATACAGGCCATTGTAATTTCCATAGGGATGCACATCCCTCTAAATCTGGAAATATTACCTGTTTGGGTTTTCTACTGGCTTGTATCTGGCACAACAGCAATGGGCTTATGGGTTATCGCACATGAATGCGGACACGGTGCTTTTTCGAAAAACAGGAAACTAGAAACATTCGTTGGCTATGTATTGCATTCGATGCTTCTTGTTCCATATTTCTCATGGCAGCGTTCACATTTAGTTCACCATACTTATACAAACCATATCGCCAATGGTGAGACTCACGTGCCTTTAGTCATTCGTGGCAACGGAATTGATGAGCAGGCTGGTGGAGAAAAAGATATTGCCATAGCAGGCAGATTAGGAAAAGTTCAATATGGTGTATTTCAGCTTGTGCTTCATCTGGTTTTTGGCTGGCCAGCCTATTTGCTGACTGGGAAGACGGGAGGCCCAAAATATGGCCTATCGAATCACTTCTGGCCGATAGCACCTTTCTCTAAAAAATTGTGGACAGAAAAATGGATAAATAAAGTCTGGCTTTCCGATTGGGGGATATGTCTGGCTCTGTTTGGATTGATTGCCTGGAGCCTACATGATGGCTTTATTACTGTTTTTACAATTTACATAGCCCCTCTGTTAGTAGTCAATATCTGGCTAGTGACCTATACGTGGCTGCATCATACTGATACCGATGTTCCCCACCTTAGCAGTTCAGACTTCTCCCAATTGCGAGGTGCGTTCTTATCGATTGATAGGCCATATGGAAAAGTAATTGATTTCCTCCATCACAAGATAGGCTCTACTCATGCCATTCATCACATAGCACCTTGGATGCCTCATTACCATGCGGGCGAAGCAACTATTGCTCTAAAGAATGCTTTCCCAAAGGTATATCTTTACAGTCAAACACCAATTCTTCAGGCTCTCTGGCTTATTTCTACTAACTGCATAGCTGTCACTCGGGAAGAGAACAGTGGGCGCTATGTCTGGAAAAATCCTTGGTGA
- a CDS encoding Nif11-like leader peptide family natural product precursor → MSEEQLKAFIAKVQADTSLQEQLKVEGADVVAIAKASGFAITTEDLKAHQANSQKNLSDAELEGVAGGTIGGTIVSITCETCDLLVGKMC, encoded by the coding sequence ATGTCAGAAGAACAACTCAAGGCATTCATTGCCAAGGTTCAAGCAGACACTTCACTGCAGGAACAGCTCAAAGTAGAAGGTGCTGATGTTGTTGCTATTGCTAAAGCCTCAGGGTTCGCGATTACCACAGAAGACTTAAAAGCACATCAAGCCAACTCACAAAAGAACCTGTCTGATGCTGAGCTGGAAGGTGTGGCTGGGGGAACCATTGGGGGAACCATTGTGTCGATAACCTGTGAGACTTGCGATCTGCTTGTGGGGAAAATGTGCTGA
- a CDS encoding CCRG-2 family protein → MTDPKENEEINEELSTDELKRVSGGFGENDPGVAVEQTTFTNNRNSNTLPEGSGYAAGASNPYLSQGSGSGLTKADFERANKRHGVVADENGKPCTGLVT, encoded by the coding sequence ATGACTGACCCAAAAGAAAACGAAGAAATCAACGAGGAACTATCAACTGACGAGTTAAAGAGGGTTAGTGGTGGTTTCGGCGAAAATGATCCAGGTGTGGCGGTTGAGCAAACGACTTTCACTAATAATAGAAATAGCAATACGCTGCCAGAAGGCTCTGGTTATGCGGCGGGAGCGAGTAACCCTTACTTGTCACAAGGTTCTGGTTCAGGACTGACAAAAGCTGATTTTGAGAGAGCTAATAAGAGACACGGTGTTGTCGCGGACGAAAACGGCAAGCCCTGCACCGGGTTGGTAACTTAG
- a CDS encoding DUF3137 domain-containing protein yields MVNQRSFFAGHPSYFRQEIMPVLRIFEGKRKLILQKILKIIFLIALLIIAVVILLAFQLISQIAAFILLPVVAVVFGIVYRQLTKQYKMQFKLQIITAIVNFFDSTLQYDPHGRVSKSQFVQSGLFNTSPDRYRGEDRVFGTLGKTRIEFSEVHAEYQSQSTDSDGATHTSWHTIFKGLFFVADFNKQIKGTTVVLPDVAERLFGGVGKFFQNIQKIGRHPELITLEDPVFEKYFVVYGDDQNEARYILTPNLMERIVSFRQRTGQKLRLSFCGENVYVAIPSDHDMFEARVFRTLWSKTLIKSYVDDMAMAIGVVEELNLNRRVWTKP; encoded by the coding sequence ATGGTGAATCAACGATCCTTTTTTGCTGGTCATCCTTCTTATTTCCGCCAGGAGATTATGCCAGTTTTACGGATATTTGAAGGCAAACGAAAGCTCATTCTGCAGAAAATATTGAAGATTATATTCTTAATCGCCTTGTTGATAATTGCTGTTGTCATTCTGCTAGCTTTTCAGTTAATCTCGCAGATCGCAGCTTTTATTTTGCTTCCCGTAGTGGCGGTTGTCTTTGGCATCGTCTACAGGCAACTAACCAAGCAATATAAGATGCAGTTCAAGCTGCAGATTATTACAGCGATCGTCAACTTCTTTGATTCAACTCTTCAATATGATCCACACGGTCGGGTGTCTAAGTCTCAGTTTGTGCAAAGTGGGTTATTTAATACATCTCCTGATCGTTACCGTGGCGAGGATCGGGTTTTTGGTACTTTGGGAAAGACCCGTATCGAGTTTAGCGAGGTTCATGCGGAATATCAGTCTCAGAGCACCGATTCTGATGGAGCCACGCACACCTCATGGCACACGATTTTCAAGGGTTTGTTTTTCGTCGCAGACTTCAATAAGCAAATTAAAGGCACCACTGTTGTGCTTCCAGATGTAGCCGAACGTCTTTTTGGGGGTGTTGGAAAATTTTTTCAAAACATTCAAAAGATTGGCCGACATCCCGAACTGATCACTCTGGAAGATCCTGTTTTCGAGAAGTACTTTGTTGTTTACGGGGATGATCAAAATGAAGCGAGATATATCCTTACCCCGAACCTTATGGAGCGGATTGTTTCATTTCGGCAGCGAACCGGACAAAAACTTCGTCTTTCTTTTTGTGGAGAGAACGTTTATGTGGCCATCCCGAGCGACCATGACATGTTCGAGGCCAGAGTTTTTCGCACCCTTTGGAGCAAGACACTGATCAAGAGCTATGTGGACGACATGGCGATGGCGATAGGTGTGGTTGAAGAGCTCAATCTCAACCGTCGTGTTTGGACGAAGCCATGA